GCATATTACAATCACCTGGTGAGCCTTCAGAGGACTTTTTATGCCTGGTCATCTCCCCAAACTGATTAGATCAGGATCTCTATGTGTGAGGTCAGATGTCAGGTGATTTGAACATACAGCCAGGATTGAAAACCACCCGGTTACACAAAGCTAAAGAAGACCTTGTCCTCTAGAGTTGTCTACAGTCTAGAATGGAGAGAGAGGCATGAGGAGGTAGGTACCTGTATGCATTTCCTACGAAGACTTCAAGACTGACTTACAAAGGAACCTGAGCTTCCTGTCTTCTTAAATGGATAACATTCTAGGATGGCAGGAGCTATAAGAGATCACCTGTGTTTGTCCTTTAGTTAATTCCGTAATCCTGTGGCCCTATGATTTGAAGGCCATGATGCCTCCTGATTTGTTTGCTGGTTATGTGCTTTTAGAGTGAGTCATCAGACTTTCTGTGCtttagtttctgttttcttaaaatggaaataatttataCCCATCTCTACAAATTTTAACAGATTATCCTGAGGCccagttaaataaaatgaaagaatcttGAATTCATAAGGGAAGAGATATAAAACTAAGCTCTGAAGTATCCTTCAATTCTCCCTGTTCTGCAGGGAGCTATACAAGCACTGTGTGGGAGGTTGTGAATGTCCTGGCAATTACTTGGTCTTTTTTTCACACAGGTGTCAATTACAGCACATGTGCAAAAGCCCCAGGTGTGCAGCCTTAAAAGCGATTGCTGTGTCAGAGGATAAGTTAGGATTCATTCTGTGATGATGATCTGATGACACAGCTAGTAGGTTCTTTGgacaactttttaattttttatattaaatggaTAGAAAGAGTGGACTGTTGGGAATactgaaataatttgaaaaagtgaCATCAGTTGCACTTCCTTCAAAGCATCAGGTTGTTGTAGTGGTAGGCTGGAACAGCTGCTACCTCCTTGTGGGTCTCTGAAAGGTTTCCCATTGTCCCTGGAACTAGATGCCACCTGAAGTAGGCTGGTAGTAACTAGATTGTTTCCTTAGATCAGAACCAAGGTTTTCTAATAATGGGGAGGAGTTCCCGTTCAGCACAAGAGGatcccaaaacaaaaacagagctgTTGGGTTTGTTTGCCACATTGAGACAGAAGAACGAAACTATCTCTTGGGTTACTGCAAATATATGGAGATAAAATTAAGCAAGACATCTTTTTCTTCTACCTAGGGTACTCAAAAACTCACTCAGCCTCAACTCGAAAGTGATTCATACATCAAGGAAAAACCATTCAAATTCACTCTAAAAATTCCTATCAACTCTCCAAACTCAAGTAAGAATTATTTCATTTGCAAAACATCTCATTCAGCTAGTATATTTcctgtttttccatgtcatttgtttaataactataaaatacaaaaagcaaaatccattgtttaaaatttttggtgAAGATTAAAGCATATAAATTTGGTTACATGATATAAAAGCCTTCATAATTTTTGGACTTCATGTTATGGGGGATCATTAAAGAGATATGCCTAAAGACGAGCAGTTTGATTTTTTGGAAACACTCATTGATATAAAAAGCTAAGGAGATGTGCATGTTAACAggggcaaaaaataaaattcacagtgGATAAAATGGGACATTTTAcgtgttctttccctctattttctcTTAGGAACAGACACTATTGAAAATATATCCCTAATTGAATCAGCTACTGCTTTCTCTTTTAAACCATCACCAAAATGTTTCCTGGAGAAAATTGATGTTATAACAGGGGAGGAGGCAGAACACAATGTGTTAGAGGTCTGTATATTGTGTATTGCTCTTTCTGGAATAAAGTTACCCTCAACAGAGACATCTTTAAAGATAAAGGCAGAAGTATAGTTTTCATAAAGACCTGGctgtttaaattaaaatgtttgagGCTTTCAAATATTAAACCAACATTTTGTTGTATtcttacatttgtgtgtgtgatttgcaGGAAAATGGATTACTGGTTTCACATTCATATTAGTCCCTTAGAAAGAAGACAGCCAAGGACCCAGTCTTAAAGTAACTCCAGatctatattttatacttttcttatTAGCTTTATTATCAGTATTATCATATGgtttaaaattctatttacacTGAAAGTTAAAAATGCAGAGAGATAAACTGATTTCAGttcaagataataaaaattttctttctcctttaaaagctctttttttaaattgaagtaaagttgatttatgatgttgaggtaatttctgctgtatagaaaAGTGACTCATACATATGtacactttcttttttatattcttttctattatggtttatctcaggatattgactatagttctttctgtgctatatagtaggaactTGTTTATCCTAAAAGTTCTTTTAAGTAAGTTTTGAATTGCACACGAATCAAGAATTtcaaagatgtggtatatagtGTCAAATacaggagatggcaatggcaatccatgctggtactcttacctggagaatcccattgatggaggagcctggtaggctgcagtccagggggtcgctaagagtcagacacaactgagcgacttcactttcacttttcactttcatgcattggagaaggaaatggcaacccactccagtgttcttgccgggagaatcccagggacgggagagcctggagccatctatgggttgcacagagttggacacgactgaagcgacttagtagcagcagcataggatTTGAACGATGAGTGGAGTAGCTATCAGTCTCGGCATATGAAATGTAATTACTACACCTCAATCATGTTCAACAAAGCACAGATTTCCCTTAGGCTTTCTCCATCTGCTTTACCCCAAactctcttctttcctgttttcttctcccTTGATCCACTGATACATTTACTGTACAAGTGTATCTCACAGCATAACTCTCAGATCAGATTAAGCCTAGATTCACTGAAGTAGTCACTAGGTGTGAGGCCCTGACGTGTTGTATTTTTAACAAGTCATCTAGGGGATTCTTGTACGCAGTAGTATTTGAGAGCCACTGGTAAGCATTAAATTATAGTATGGTACTCTGTGGTATCACATCCTAGTTCTGAtgctatatttattaaaatttttaaagcacaCAAATAGTTCCATGATTTCTTAATTTTCAGATAAATTACCTGATTCAAATAACACTATTTAAAAGTTGGTATACGTAGATAAGTCGTTAAGTGAAACAGCAAGATGCAGACCTATGTATTCTACCATTTatagaaaaaaacaggaaaatatatacatattgacatgtatatacatacacatatctcTAGAAGGACAAACAAAATATTTAGCAACAGTGATCAACTGTTGTAGGGGGTGAAAATTGGTAGATGGGAACAAGTATCAGTGGAGCTACTTTTTACTTTGtacatctttttgctttttaatgtttgaACTATTCGAAAATTGTATTGTTttagaaactaaataaaattttaaagctggTTTAGAAATCATTAACAAAGGCCATTCTGATAAGATATCAGACAAAAGTGTTATAGCATAGGAAAGAAAtcactttgaaaaatgtttcatattttgacattaaaaaaaaaatttcctttagatCAACTGCAAGCTTTTTATACTCAACAAAACAACACAGTCCTGGACTGAAAGGGGCAGAGGAGCTTTGAGACTGAATGACACAGCAAGCAGTGATTGCGGAACATTCCAGTCAAGATTAAGTAAGGAATCATTTTGTAAAGCAAGTCACTAATTTTCAGGGAAGATTTTCCAATATAGATACACATCATTTTCTGCAGGTGTGTTATGTGTCAATAGAGTAGACTGCTGAacacaatattatttttaaggtATTATAGGAGCTTCCTGTTTAAAGTAGGCTCTGACGTCAGACCACACAGGTTCCAGGTCTGGCTCCATCACTAACTAGTGACCTTGGATAAATTACTTAATCTCCTTCTACTCTAGTTGCATCAGTTAAAAATGCAGATAACAGAAGTCCATGAATTAGTGAGtgtgagaattcagtgagaaaaTGCACATAAAGCACCTTTGACCAGCCCAGCACACACCTAAATAGTGATCTCATTATTATTTAAAGGAATATGATGGATTTAGTTTTGAAGTGGAATAGTTTTTCTAAAGAGAGTATTTGTCCTGTAATTCATTCTTGGCATTCTAAGTGCAGAATGTGGGTTGGGATGAAAGGTCAATTTGCAAGTAAATAAAGGTGTATGGTTATCGAATCCTATAGGCAGAGTGTTGGTCAGAATCTGGTCAGCCAAACTGCAAGGTTGAGGAGGTTTCTGGCATCCAGGAGACACACTGGGCATTGTTCAGAGGTCCAAACTGAAAGTGAGCACAGGCAGAGATCTGGGCAGGGATGGGTTTACTGGTCAATATTAAACAGTCAAAGCTTGTTGGGGAGACTACAAGTAGAAGCTGGTAAATGGATATTTGTTGAGTTTCAGATATCAAGCTCAAGAAGGGAGTAAGGAATAGAATTTAGACTAACAGAGTAGGATCATGGGGAAACGGGTTTCTAAATGACCTAAGTATAATTCCCAAGACAGGTATTAGTTATTTCCTACTCTGgtttaatttctctctttctacTACCTGccaaaaacaacttaaaaaaaactatacaGGTAATACATGTCCATTACAGAAGTCAGAAAACATAgactgacaaaaagaaaaaaaaaattaaattactcaTAGGCCTGTCTTCCTGTAGTAGCTAGCCTCTGTTAACAAAACATATTCTTAAAGACTTTGTATACAATGAATGTGGGGCTCCCtgggtagctcaaacagtaaaaaaaatctgcctgcaatgcaggggacctgggtttgatccctgggttgggaagatcctctggagaagggcatggcaatccactccagtatttttgcctggagaattccagggacagaggagccaggcgggctacagtccatggaatcgcaaagagttagacacaactgagtgactaacactactactaatGTATACAAAACATTGAAAAATTTGTGATACATGGTGTTTATATTCCTCCctaatctgtttttttcttttgtatagtATACCATGGTCATCTTTCCACATTAATAATTACCTTTTTTCAGTATTCTTAATGAGGTCATAATATCTTCAGTAGCTGTACCATCATTtaagtaatttcattttttgaatgcttcaagtttttgtttcagttttctccATTGTGAGCAATTCTTGGGTAAATATTCTCGCCATTAGATCCTCAATGGAATTCTaaaatttaaccatttaaaaatattacagtgAAAGAATATAGCATTTTTAGCACTTAAGCTAAAGAGTCCTCCAACAAAATAAAGCTCAGTTTGGAAACCAAATTATAATCTAGTCAATTAAATTGCAATTTAGTAgtgaaaaaaagagtctgaaaaacaaCTACCAGATTTATTTGCTTTCATAATGGCAAATTCCTCTGAAAGGCTAAGGAATCAACTGTTCTAAAGCCTGATAAATTCACCTTCCTATTTTAGTTATGCGCAATCAAGGCAGCCTGAGGCTGATTCTCAACAGCAAACTCTGGGCTCAGATGGAGATTCAAAGAGCAAATCacaaaaatttacaaataacagCTACCGATTTAGAAGACTATAACGTCAAAGTGTTTTTAATTCAGGTAAGTGACAAATTTCAGTAATAGAGGATTATCCTACTATATTTATAGACTTCTGCagtcactaattttttttttccattttattgtattAACCTGTACCGCTGGCAAAAAAATCAGCCATTTATTATGGTTGTTTATAGTCTAAtcagttaaattcagttcagttcagttgctcagtcgtgtccgactctttgcaaccccatgcactgcagcacaccagtctatACCAGACCTAAATTTGATATGAAGTTTAGAGATTAACACCAATTTAAAGTAGTCAGTTGGTACTACTCTTAAGACAGCTGTATTGGTGTATGCTGTCAAATGTCTCCATTTTTCTTTACTGTTAAAATTACGTCAGCAGTCTTACTAAATTACCAGAGATACTACTGTCAGGATTGGCTCCTAGGAGGCCAGCACAATCCACACCCCAATGTTTACACTGTGTGCTGAAATTGAAGCTTTGAGATCACTGGAAAGGAATCCGTGAGAAATGGAAAAACACAGGGCTAGCAAGTTAAAAGAACCAGTCCAATAGCAATTTCCCATTCCGGACTTGAGTCAATCTCCAAGGTAACAGGTTCACAACAGCTTTAGCTATTCTGGCAGCAGGAATGCTTGACCTCAAATATAAGATCCAGGCAAAAGAGACAAAGCTGACATGAGTCAGGTGAGAAAAAAGGCTGGATAACCCCACATGCTGAGGATCAGGAGATGTGAGAAGTCCGAGTAGTCAAGTGACTCAGGTAGAGGAAGATAATATAAGTAAACTGGTTTCCATATAATAACGGTAAAAAAAAGTTGGCAAGAGGCCACTGGTGAAAAATCAAAGATTTTAGTGCACTGTTAGGCataagtgatgttgagtattAAAATATCATAGTAAAATGCCTAAACCCTGTTTACCATTTAGGCAGATAATATTGGATACTCTGCTAGACCAGATGCCCCTGGCTTTGAGTGGGTAAAGCACCCTGCCTGAGACCAAGTCTGATATTGAGACTATGAGTAGATTAGATTAAACTATGACTAGATTCTGCTGCTCAATATCTGGCTCATTCTGACTTTTTAAACTGTAGGGTAATTTTTAGATATTAGCAaacaaaatgcaataaaaatcaCCCAAAATTCCACTTCTAGAGATGGtcactattaacattttggtcttatattttagttttataatatatatttatattataatatatatatgtgtgtgggtatgtttatatatgtgtgtaccatATTGTACACACTGTATGACTTTCAGACAAGTAATTAAGCCTTCCTCAACCTGATTTTACTCATCTGCCAATGGAAGACAATAATAATGTACTTAATAAACTGATGGAGAAGATTAAATAGCTAAAATTTGATTGTGAAATACACATATGTAACCTTTTCACTTATCAATGAAAATGAGTGTTTTCTGTTATTAAATTGTAGCCCATTCTTAAGGATTCTTTTATAGgtgaaaataatttgttctatTATATCCCATAATTATTTCCACTAATTCCATTTTGTTAAATACTTAGGTAATTCAGTGTGTTCATTATTATAAATTCTGCAAAGAATCCTCTATGTACATACATGTTATTTTTCTTGGGAAAAGGTTTTGACTGTCTTGACAAATTTATCTCTATAAGACTGAATCAATTTTCATTCTCACTAGCATTTTCTTATGGTACttcctggaaattttttttaGGCTTTGGAAATCTGTTGTTCAAAAAGTATATATCACTGTGTTTTTACTTCTTGTTCTGAATTTCTTGAATGAAAATACACgaatgaatttggcaatatgcatatatatgtatatatacactctaTACCAGTGAAagacatatttaaattttaatgtaaaaaaaaatcaaggcagcAGAACAGTATTTATGTTTCAATTACAAATACTCTCTCAATATTTTTTGTTAATTAACTTACTGAAGAAAAATTATACCtttgacttcccttgtggctcagctgataaagaagccacctgcagtgcagcagacctgggttcgatccctggattgggaagatgccctggagaagggaaaggctacccactccagtattctggcctagagaattccatgaactgtatagtccatgggcttgcaaagagtcggacacgactaagcgactttcacttcacataatataaaaaattaaattagtgaaaagtcaacaaatatttactcaaCACCTGCTAAATATCTAATACAATATGagacacaaaatattttatttcatttgtactTTTTCCCTAAAAATAATTAAGGCAGCTTAGTAACATACTAACAAAAAACTATATTTAAGACTCTTCTCCCAAAAAGTTGGCATGTAGTTGGTTCACTCCTCAGTACTTGGCTTTAAAATATTTGGTAGCCCTTTGAAGGGTTAGCGAAGAGAAAACTTTTCCCAGATTTTCTTTGAAACTGTGAAAAGATCCAAAAATGTAAGCCACTGACATGTTACCTTAAGGAGTGCTGACTTTGGTGACGAAAACCAAGTCCCAGCCAATCCATCAACTAGCTGAGTAGACTCAGACAAGCTGTGCATTTCTGAGCcataattttcttatctgtaaagggAAAGCaaaacaagtatttatttaatatctGTACTATATGCtttcattaatataaaaattagcaAATAAATTATTGTTAAATAATTAACCTACAGTTTTATTATAAggattgaaaaaatataaaagaatataacaaCAGCAAATGTTATACCAATGTTATTCTCactgttattttttatattaatagtaaaaagaaaaatagaaaaagtattgaaaaggaaaaatagaaaagtataaaagcaaCGACCTCTGATGTATTTATGGTACAACATCATAAACCATTTGAATGAGCTTTCTGCGGAGCTATGCAGCTTGCTTCCCTggtcagtcaataaagaatctgcctgcgatgcaggagactctggtcccaaccctgggtcaagaagatccctggagaagaaaatggcaacccactccagtattcttgactggaaaatcccatggacagaagagcctggtgggcaacttagtgactaaaccaccaaatgCAGCTTTCAGGGCTGTCTAAGCAAGTGATGTAAAGGaaatgaaagtcttttttttccctgtctaACTCTCTAATTTTCTACACTGTAACATAATTTGGAGGAAGAATAGTCttaacaaacaaattaaaatataaatttcaaatcacaaaatttcattttctcagtttAAAAGGCACAGATTGGGACCTCTTATCAAATTATCTATGTTAGGATTCAATTTGGTTCGAGATGAATTGGCTCTTTACCCTTTTGTTTCTAGGGTTATTTACATTCTAGATTTATGCCATATAATTCTTTCCTTATTAAAAGTGAAAGATTACAAATGTGTAAAGTGTGGCTATCATTGAGTTACTTATATTCTTAACAAATTTAAGTTACCTCTTGTAGGCCAGTGCCAAAGACACAGGACGTATGCACGCAGCCATCCATCACCGTCTTGTTGCACTTCGAAGCTTTGACAAGCAGACAGATGCAAATCAAACTGAAAGCCAGTCAGAGGCAGTCCTCCAACAGTTTAACTATGACAGCTGTGATGAGGATGAAGAGGATCTCATCCAAGCTACTAAAGCTAGATCAGGTAAAGGACTTTTCTTCTGCTGGTTTGAGGTTTAAGAAGGAGATCATATTCACAACACTTTATAGGAAACAGATTTTTAGAAAGTGGAACTTGTCTGTTCAAAGTGGGTGGGGGGTAGAGCCTTAGATGTTTGGATTTGAGAAGCAGGTCTGAAAATCAGACTTCTACAGTGGCCTGTATTGGGATTTCACTAAAAGTCAGTCTTATCGCAATACCTGCATATTGTCTGTATATACATCTCATTAAAAAAGCCCATATTTACAATGTAAAGTATTCATTGCTACACTGAACTAATCATATATTCATATTTCTCTTCACTTGTTCTCATTCTCCTATTATTGGCCATAATaagagaaattataaatattGGTAATGGAGCCAACAGTCAAATCTGGTTTGAAACACTGATAAACCCTGTTTATTCCCTTTTCAGAATTtgactgctttcttttcttttctttttaaaatttttagttttactttattttactttacaatactgtattggttttgccatacattgacatgaatccactacaggTGACTGCTTTATTTTCAAAGACCTTCTTTACTTAGAACAAAAAGTGCTGTTTCTTTTATTACATCAGGATTGGTAAATTGAACAAGCAGTGGAACCACTGGTTAATGGATTTTTAGGTTTTAGTGCTTGTCCTGATGAGCGAATTTAGAACTAAAATCCATCATTATATTTGGAGAAAAACCTCGTCAAGGAAACAATAAGCCCAGCTTTATTATAAAGATATAGCTATTCCAATAAAGTCATCCAAGTATTTTCAGTAATAGTTTCATTTAGCCCTGAATTTTGCTTTAAGGAGGACTGACAAAGgacttacaaaaaaaaatagtgtattaGCAGGCATTTCCCCAATTTTTGATCATTTAAATCTTAAAGGTATTTTAATCTTACATAATTTAAGAATCTATCAAAGAACATGTGCAAAACTTGATGAAATAGCTTCCTTGGCCTAGTACTAAAAATGTAATCACGAGGAAGAATATACGAAACACGCAGAGCAGGATCATAAACTGCTAGGCTCTGTGAGCCAGAGACCTGAGTGAATATGACTTTTCTGGTTACTATCAAATAAAaggtttaattatttttaactgcacgaaatttataaattaaaattattataacatTTATATTGTCAACAATAGAATGAGGTCTATTGGAAAATGAGTTGGTAtccattaaaagtgaaagtgaaagtcactcagtcatatccgattgtgatcccatggattgtaacctgccatgctcctctgtccatggaattctccaggcaagaatactggagtgggtagctatttacttctccaggggatcttcccaactcaggaattgaactggggtctcctgcattgcaggcagattctttaccaggtgagctaccagggaagcccatcctaaaggaaatcagtgctaaatattcactggaaggactgatgctgaagctaaactccaaaactttggccacctgatgcaaagaactgacacattggaaaagaccctgatgctgggaaagactgaaggcaggagaaggggatgacagagagtgagatggttggatgg
The sequence above is a segment of the Ovis canadensis isolate MfBH-ARS-UI-01 breed Bighorn chromosome 16, ARS-UI_OviCan_v2, whole genome shotgun sequence genome. Coding sequences within it:
- the RANBP3L gene encoding ran-binding protein 3-like isoform X3, with product MSTIQRKGSSHLFNSLHTCRLKLPEEQQHQEKSIIAQPIFVFEKREQTFKRPAEDILCEAAERECNEFSRKRARASSFTWHTTDSQNQEVKKNNVFMTSNSVQRNADLNSEEQGPMKHSELVLRPAILQPPQAQGCIKVRKSFGHNVLESCKVKEKNKSKIYEGNSYLLSENLPSARISIQVSTNQNALDTTSPRCQPNEDKYSMKSCSSDFVFGENMVERVLGTQKLTQPQLESDSYIKEKPFKFTLKIPINSPNSRTDTIENISLIESATAFSFKPSPKCFLEKIDVITGEEAEHNVLEINCKLFILNKTTQSWTERGRGALRLNDTASSDCGTFQSRLIMRNQGSLRLILNSKLWAQMEIQRANHKNLQITATDLEDYNVKVFLIQASAKDTGRMHAAIHHRLVALRSFDKQTDANQTESQSEAVLQQFNYDSCDEDEEDLIQATKARSGRFFTR
- the RANBP3L gene encoding ran-binding protein 3-like isoform X7, whose amino-acid sequence is MTSNSVQRNADLNSEEQGPMKHSELVLRPAILQPPQAQGCIKVRKSFGHNVLESCKVKEKNKSKIYEGNSYLLSENLPSARISIQVSTNQNALDTTSPRCQPNEDKYSMKSCSSDFVFGENMVERVLGTQKLTQPQLESDSYIKEKPFKFTLKIPINSPNSRTDTIENISLIESATAFSFKPSPKCFLEKIDVITGEEAEHNVLEINCKLFILNKTTQSWTERGRGALRLNDTASSDCGTFQSRLIMRNQGSLRLILNSKLWAQMEIQRANHKNLQITATDLEDYNVKVFLIQASAKDTGRMHAAIHHRLVALRSFDKQTDANQTESQSEAVLQQFNYDSCDEDEEDLIQATKARSDSYRWTHRQSVACS
- the RANBP3L gene encoding ran-binding protein 3-like isoform X4, with product MSTIQRKGSSHLFNSLHTCRLKLPEEQQHQEKSIIAQPIFVFEKREQTFKRPAEDILCEAAERECNEFSRKRARASSFTWHTTDSQNQEVKKNNVFMTSNSVQRNADLNSEEQGPMKHSELVLRPAILQPPQAQGCIKVRKSFGHNVLESCKVKEKNKSKIYEGNSYLLSENLPSARISIQVSTNQNALDTTSPRCQPNEDKYSMKSCSSDFVFGENMVERVLGTQKLTQPQLESDSYIKEKPFKFTLKIPINSPNSRTDTIENISLIESATAFSFKPSPKCFLEKIDVITGEEAEHNVLEINCKLFILNKTTQSWTERGRGALRLNDTASSDCGTFQSRLIMRNQGSLRLILNSKLWAQMEIQRANHKNLQITATDLEDYNVKVFLIQASAKDTGRMHAAIHHRLVALRSFDKQTDANQTESQSEAVLQQFNYDSCDEDEEDLIQATKARSGKG